One region of Paraburkholderia acidiphila genomic DNA includes:
- a CDS encoding type VI secretion system Vgr family protein, producing MNRPISADTDARISLTGSAFSTLFPASFDAREALDAPAALTLHAHGGLPPPAPSGMTGNHATLSLAWGQSPRLIDAVCTRAAQLPSTVDASHFTLELRSWLWLLTLSRNNRIFQGKNAQEIIQAVLAGHSLTDYSFSITGTPATREWCVQYAESDFAFVSRLCEEEGWFYFFRHDTGSHTLVIADSNDAFTPLPGDATLHYTGGTSGARESTQIVHCEVVEETASGLFSHTDYAWETPAAQLYSQAQAASNGHSVYEYPGRYTTSGDGSTLSKHRVDALRAPTRLLIGESDCRALAPGCRFTLADHDSSDANIEWVVRSVVHEADHNRYRNRFEAFPFATAWRPARTTPRPFMPTQTATVVGKSGEELWTDQYGRVKVQFHWDRDGQNDEQSSCWIRVAQPWASKRFGMQFMPRVGDEVVVSFIDGDPDRPLITGSVYNGANLPPYTLPDNQTQSGIKTNTSKGGNGFNELRFEDKQDSEEVFLQAQKDLNAKVINDATWTIDHNETSTIKNDRTHTIKEGNDTLSVEQGNRSTTVKTGDETVDIKGARTVKAGGNETRTVGGNLDQTVTGNMTLTVDGNLTIKVSGTLTLQSTGNLTAKSDASLTNQAGVSLTNQAGTSLTNKSDGTLSNEAQSVTNKGAVQQTVDGGGMLVVKGGIVKIN from the coding sequence ATGAACCGCCCTATCTCCGCCGACACCGACGCGCGCATCAGCCTGACCGGAAGTGCGTTCAGCACGCTCTTTCCCGCCAGTTTCGACGCACGCGAGGCGCTGGACGCCCCCGCCGCGCTGACGCTTCACGCCCATGGCGGATTGCCGCCGCCCGCGCCCTCGGGCATGACCGGCAATCATGCGACGCTCTCGCTCGCGTGGGGCCAGTCGCCGCGCCTGATCGACGCCGTTTGCACACGTGCCGCGCAATTGCCCTCCACCGTGGATGCGAGCCACTTCACGCTCGAACTGCGCTCGTGGCTCTGGCTTCTCACGCTCTCGCGCAATAACCGCATATTTCAGGGCAAGAACGCCCAGGAAATCATCCAGGCCGTATTGGCGGGTCATAGTTTGACGGACTACTCGTTCTCGATCACCGGCACGCCCGCCACGCGCGAATGGTGCGTGCAGTACGCGGAGTCCGATTTCGCGTTCGTGAGCCGTCTGTGTGAAGAGGAAGGCTGGTTCTACTTCTTCCGTCACGATACGGGCAGCCATACGCTCGTCATTGCCGACAGCAACGACGCCTTCACGCCGCTGCCCGGCGACGCGACGCTGCACTATACGGGCGGCACGAGCGGCGCGCGCGAATCGACGCAGATCGTGCACTGCGAGGTCGTCGAAGAAACCGCCTCCGGCCTCTTCTCGCATACCGATTACGCGTGGGAAACGCCGGCTGCACAACTCTATTCGCAGGCACAAGCGGCATCGAACGGGCATAGCGTGTACGAATATCCGGGGCGCTACACGACCAGCGGCGATGGCTCCACGCTCTCGAAACATCGCGTGGACGCATTGCGCGCGCCTACCCGGCTGCTCATCGGCGAAAGCGATTGCCGCGCGCTCGCGCCGGGCTGCCGCTTCACGCTGGCAGATCACGATTCCAGCGACGCCAATATCGAATGGGTGGTGCGCAGCGTGGTCCACGAAGCCGATCACAACCGCTATCGCAACCGCTTCGAAGCCTTTCCCTTCGCGACGGCCTGGCGCCCCGCACGCACGACGCCGCGCCCCTTCATGCCCACGCAAACGGCAACGGTGGTCGGCAAAAGCGGCGAGGAACTGTGGACCGATCAGTATGGCCGCGTGAAGGTTCAGTTTCACTGGGACCGCGACGGCCAGAACGACGAACAAAGCTCATGCTGGATTCGCGTGGCGCAGCCCTGGGCGAGCAAGCGCTTCGGCATGCAGTTCATGCCGCGCGTGGGCGACGAGGTCGTGGTGAGCTTCATCGACGGCGATCCCGACCGGCCGCTTATTACGGGCAGCGTGTACAACGGCGCGAACCTGCCGCCCTATACGCTGCCCGACAACCAGACCCAGTCCGGCATCAAGACGAATACCTCGAAAGGCGGCAATGGCTTCAACGAGCTGCGCTTCGAAGACAAGCAGGACAGCGAGGAAGTCTTCCTGCAGGCGCAAAAGGACCTGAATGCCAAGGTGATCAACGACGCCACGTGGACCATCGACCATAACGAAACCAGCACGATCAAGAACGACCGCACGCATACCATCAAGGAAGGCAACGACACCCTCTCGGTCGAACAGGGCAACCGCAGCACGACGGTGAAGACCGGCGACGAAACGGTCGACATCAAAGGCGCGCGCACCGTGAAAGCCGGCGGCAACGAAACGCGCACGGTGGGCGGCAATCTCGATCAGACCGTGACGGGCAACATGACGCTCACCGTGGACGGCAACCTCACCATCAAGGTGAGCGGCACGCTCACGCTGCAAAGCACGGGCAACCTCACGGCGAAGAGCGACGCGTCGCTCACGAATCAGGCTGGCGTGTCGCTCACGAATCAGGCCGGGACGTCACTGACCAACAAGTCGGACGGCACGCTGTCGAACGAGGCGCAGAGTGTGACGAACAAGGGGGCCGTGCAGCAGACGGTGGACGGCGGCGGCATGCTGGT
- the tssH gene encoding type VI secretion system ATPase TssH — MTLDLKTLVARLEREPREALERAAQQCLRETHFVVEIEHWLLALTEPEGGDFACVLPHFGVDRAALAAEIRMAIARFKRGNTGMPSFSPDLLVWLQDALVQSTVVLQQPRVRAATLLIALLENDALRARTVHAAPTLLRVASAALRANFAVWLAPSEAAAPLSPRVPMPPDAPLEAAMDDNASLPALAGALEPATPAPALLDQYTLDLTAEARAGRIDPIIGRNAEIRQTLDILLRRRQNNPLLVGAPGVGKTAVVEGLALRIAAGDVPPPLAEVSLRMLDLALLQAGAGLKGEFERRLRAVIDEARHSPRPVVLFIDEAHTMIGAGGAEGGSDAANLLKPALARGELRTIAATTWLEYKKYFERDPALARRFQLVQIEAPDEPAAIAMLRALAHKFEAHHNVTILDAAIVDAVKLSHRYISARQLPDKAIAVLDTACARVALAQHDTPPQLEAARHRQRALDDELLRLRTETVLGANHTQRLAVLESEHAHNAALVDTLDTRWRDEAATVREILAVRARLAALDAEPRDTSSVDAQAAPDSDDANESNEATDPREDLAAELARLESGLEAIRDDDPMVPVCVDSKTIAAVIASWTGIPVGKMLADEAHAVRTLKGRLAQRIVGQDAALDRIAMRIQAWRAGLADPLRPVGVFLLVGPTGVGKTETAYALADALYGGERNLIVIDLAAYQEAHAVSQLRGAPPGYVGYASGGQLTEAVRRRPYSVVLLDEIEKAHVDVLEAFYNVFDKGVMEDGTGLVVDFRNTVILATSNVGAELLLNTPAATLATDAFSRRLHEELLHAFRPAFLARMTAVPYAALDDTVLRTIIEKKLEQLRTRYRDATGKQFAFDSRIIDAVLARCRAAGGAREIDNVLMNELVGTLAQWALE, encoded by the coding sequence GTGACGCTCGATCTCAAGACGCTCGTTGCGCGCCTCGAGCGCGAGCCGCGCGAAGCGCTCGAGCGCGCCGCGCAGCAATGCCTGCGCGAGACGCATTTCGTGGTTGAAATCGAGCACTGGCTGCTCGCGCTCACTGAACCCGAAGGCGGCGACTTCGCGTGCGTGCTGCCGCACTTCGGCGTGGACCGCGCCGCGCTCGCCGCCGAAATCCGCATGGCCATCGCCCGCTTCAAGCGCGGCAACACCGGCATGCCGTCGTTCTCGCCCGACCTGCTCGTGTGGCTCCAGGATGCGCTCGTGCAGTCCACCGTCGTGCTCCAGCAACCACGCGTGCGGGCGGCGACGCTGCTCATTGCGCTGCTCGAAAACGACGCGCTGCGCGCACGCACCGTGCATGCCGCGCCAACGCTGCTGCGTGTGGCGAGCGCGGCGCTGCGCGCCAACTTCGCCGTGTGGCTCGCGCCCAGCGAGGCGGCCGCGCCGCTTTCGCCGCGCGTGCCGATGCCGCCGGACGCGCCGCTCGAAGCGGCCATGGACGACAACGCGAGCCTCCCCGCACTCGCCGGCGCGCTGGAGCCTGCCACGCCTGCGCCCGCCCTGCTCGACCAATACACGCTCGACCTGACTGCCGAAGCGCGGGCCGGACGCATCGACCCGATCATCGGGCGCAATGCGGAGATCCGCCAGACGCTCGATATTCTGTTGCGGCGGCGGCAGAACAACCCCTTGCTCGTGGGCGCGCCCGGCGTAGGCAAGACGGCGGTGGTCGAAGGTCTCGCGCTGCGCATCGCGGCGGGCGACGTGCCGCCGCCGCTTGCCGAGGTCTCGCTGCGCATGCTCGACCTCGCGCTGCTGCAGGCGGGTGCGGGACTGAAAGGCGAATTCGAGCGGCGCCTGCGCGCGGTGATCGACGAGGCGCGGCACTCGCCGCGGCCCGTCGTGCTCTTTATCGACGAGGCTCACACGATGATCGGCGCGGGCGGCGCGGAAGGCGGCAGCGACGCCGCGAACCTGCTCAAGCCCGCCCTTGCGCGTGGCGAACTGCGCACGATCGCGGCCACGACGTGGCTCGAATACAAGAAGTATTTCGAGCGCGACCCGGCGCTCGCGCGGCGCTTCCAGCTCGTGCAGATCGAAGCGCCCGACGAGCCCGCGGCCATCGCCATGCTGCGAGCGCTCGCGCATAAATTCGAGGCGCATCACAACGTGACGATCCTCGACGCCGCCATCGTCGATGCGGTGAAGCTCTCGCACCGGTATATTTCGGCGCGCCAGTTGCCCGACAAGGCGATCGCCGTGCTCGACACCGCGTGCGCGCGCGTGGCGCTGGCGCAGCACGACACGCCGCCGCAACTCGAAGCGGCCCGGCACCGGCAGCGCGCGCTCGACGACGAACTGCTGCGCCTGCGCACGGAAACGGTGCTGGGCGCGAACCATACGCAGCGCCTCGCCGTGCTCGAATCCGAACATGCGCACAATGCGGCGCTCGTCGACACGCTCGATACGCGCTGGCGCGACGAGGCGGCTACCGTGCGCGAGATTCTTGCGGTACGCGCGCGCCTGGCCGCACTCGACGCCGAGCCGCGCGACACCTCCAGCGTAGACGCGCAGGCAGCGCCAGACAGCGACGATGCGAACGAAAGCAACGAAGCCACCGACCCGCGCGAAGACCTCGCCGCCGAACTCGCACGCCTCGAAAGCGGCCTCGAAGCGATACGCGACGACGACCCGATGGTGCCCGTGTGCGTGGATTCGAAAACCATCGCCGCCGTGATCGCGAGCTGGACCGGGATTCCGGTGGGCAAGATGCTCGCCGACGAAGCCCACGCCGTGCGCACGCTCAAGGGCCGTCTCGCGCAGCGCATCGTCGGACAAGATGCAGCGCTCGACCGCATCGCAATGCGCATCCAGGCGTGGCGCGCGGGACTCGCCGACCCGTTGCGCCCGGTCGGCGTGTTCCTGCTCGTGGGGCCAACGGGCGTGGGCAAGACCGAGACGGCCTACGCCCTTGCCGACGCGCTCTATGGCGGCGAGCGCAATCTCATCGTGATCGACCTCGCCGCGTACCAGGAAGCGCACGCCGTCTCGCAGCTGCGCGGCGCGCCGCCGGGCTACGTGGGCTATGCGAGCGGCGGCCAGCTTACCGAAGCCGTACGTAGGCGTCCTTATAGTGTCGTGCTGCTCGACGAGATCGAAAAGGCGCATGTCGATGTGCTCGAAGCGTTCTACAACGTTTTCGACAAGGGCGTGATGGAAGACGGTACCGGCCTCGTGGTGGATTTTCGCAACACCGTGATCCTCGCCACCAGCAACGTGGGCGCCGAACTGCTGCTCAATACGCCAGCCGCGACGCTCGCCACCGACGCCTTTTCGCGGCGGCTGCACGAAGAACTGCTGCACGCGTTTCGCCCCGCGTTCCTCGCGCGCATGACCGCCGTGCCGTATGCCGCGCTCGACGACACGGTGCTGCGCACCATCATCGAGAAGAAGCTCGAACAACTTCGCACGCGCTACCGCGACGCCACGGGCAAGCAGTTCGCCTTCGACAGCCGGATCATCGACGCCGTGCTCGCGCGCTGCCGCGCCGCGGGCGGCGCGCGCGAGATCGACAACGTGCTCATGAACGAACTGGTCGGCACGCTCGCGCAGTGGGCGCTCGAATGA
- the tssG gene encoding type VI secretion system baseplate subunit TssG yields MAADDRQPARSLTQRLFDEPHAFEFTQAVRLLELLQPHAQPLGTGLDPSQEALALSGNLSPAFPASALGPLRRGLPRSLAFAPQAGDESSAQSEHAGPPQLQVNAFALGGPNGPLPGAWQEWLQDRLRRKDRSPAAFLDLFQHRLLALLYRAQRKYRSAEPLPATAQRSADVVLRALTGNASLSSLAYGNHKAAQEAPEPLDIRAVLARAGLFANRRRSLAGFDVMVLHHFRVHVRSTPFAGGWRTLPDASRTAIGSGGRNRRLGQDAVAGTRIWDEHQGIRVRLGPLRREQYEAFLPGAPAHEALHTLAAEWFGAELKVHLELQLAAGELPRARLSRHAPPRLGWTAWAGAAESAPARLTRLAPDDIPGRTAP; encoded by the coding sequence ATGGCGGCCGACGATAGGCAGCCCGCTCGTTCTCTGACGCAGCGGCTGTTCGACGAGCCGCATGCGTTCGAATTCACGCAGGCCGTGCGCCTGCTCGAATTGCTGCAGCCGCACGCCCAGCCGCTCGGCACCGGGCTCGACCCCAGCCAGGAAGCGCTTGCGTTGAGCGGCAATCTCTCCCCCGCGTTTCCCGCAAGCGCGCTCGGGCCGCTGCGTCGAGGCCTGCCGCGCTCGCTCGCTTTTGCGCCGCAAGCGGGCGATGAATCCTCCGCGCAATCCGAACATGCCGGACCGCCTCAGCTCCAGGTCAACGCCTTCGCGCTAGGCGGCCCAAACGGCCCGCTGCCCGGCGCGTGGCAGGAATGGCTGCAGGACCGCCTGCGCCGCAAGGACCGCTCGCCGGCGGCGTTTCTCGATCTCTTCCAGCACCGCTTGCTTGCGCTGCTCTATCGCGCGCAGCGCAAGTACCGCAGCGCCGAGCCGCTGCCCGCCACGGCGCAGCGTTCAGCTGACGTCGTGCTGCGCGCGCTGACGGGCAATGCCTCGCTCAGTTCGCTCGCGTACGGCAACCATAAAGCGGCGCAAGAAGCGCCCGAGCCGCTCGACATACGCGCCGTACTGGCGCGCGCGGGCCTCTTTGCCAATCGCCGGCGCTCGCTCGCGGGCTTCGATGTGATGGTGCTCCATCACTTCCGCGTGCACGTGCGCTCCACACCGTTCGCGGGCGGCTGGCGCACGCTGCCGGACGCGAGCCGCACGGCCATCGGCTCCGGCGGCCGCAACCGGCGGCTCGGCCAGGACGCTGTTGCGGGGACGAGGATCTGGGACGAACACCAGGGCATCCGCGTGCGCCTCGGTCCGCTCAGGCGTGAGCAGTACGAAGCATTCCTGCCGGGCGCGCCAGCCCACGAAGCGCTGCATACGCTGGCCGCGGAATGGTTCGGCGCCGAACTCAAGGTGCATCTCGAACTGCAGCTCGCCGCAGGCGAATTGCCGCGCGCACGCCTCTCGCGCCACGCGCCGCCCCGGCTAGGCTGGACCGCCTGGGCCGGCGCGGCGGAATCGGCGCCCGCGCGCCTCACGCGCCTTGCGCCCGACGACATTCCGGGGCGTACCGCGCCGTGA
- the tssF gene encoding type VI secretion system baseplate subunit TssF, translating to MNDSLDAQLLDYYQRELTYLRRASEGFAQRYPKIARRLELGPGESADPNVERLIESFAVLTARIQRTLDDEYTTLTDGLLEQFYPYASRPVPSMTIVQFEPDPTQGSIAAGFRVPRDTPLMHVDAGGTAIHWRTSSDVMLWPLTLAAAQLLDAEEAQALTGNAALQSALRLTLRGAGPHKLGALPIERLRVRLTGSPVTSAALYDLLGAHSAATWLQAPDGTLHAQRGLPGPVGFDEADALLPLEDGAHPACRLLVEYFAFPEKFAFFDLPFKPPADAGESLDLVIGFTAAPRGRFTLHTDDIQLGCAPALNLFGRTSEPLRPDGTAREMRVSPDAHRESSTEIYAVRNVRAVAGRTVTDVPPWYGSMHGMDSAVYWYARRVSGLHPSRPGSDVMLTFVDTRFDPAAPAARTLTADLFCTNRHLAHRLAPGAALSFEVPGPVAKVRIAHRPTPQIVAALDGTSRWRLVSQLVLNHTSIVEGPQALQSLREMLMLHNLGAHAPTQRQIAGLVSVSSERIVAHVGSDRWRGWRNGLGVRIELDDASFVGASTVLFSGVLAQFFSLYASVNRFVQTSLVRDGREIRTWRPTIGSPLVL from the coding sequence ATGAACGACTCGCTTGATGCGCAACTGCTCGACTACTACCAGCGCGAGCTGACTTATCTGCGCCGCGCGAGCGAAGGCTTTGCGCAGCGTTATCCGAAGATCGCCCGGCGGCTCGAACTCGGCCCTGGCGAAAGCGCCGACCCGAACGTCGAACGCCTGATCGAAAGCTTCGCGGTGCTCACCGCGCGCATCCAGCGCACGCTCGACGACGAATACACCACGCTCACGGATGGCCTGCTCGAACAGTTTTATCCGTATGCGTCGCGGCCCGTGCCTTCCATGACGATCGTGCAGTTCGAGCCGGACCCCACGCAAGGCAGCATCGCAGCGGGCTTTCGCGTGCCGCGCGACACGCCCCTCATGCACGTGGACGCAGGCGGCACGGCGATCCACTGGCGCACGAGCAGCGACGTCATGCTCTGGCCGCTTACCCTCGCCGCGGCCCAGTTGCTCGACGCCGAGGAAGCGCAGGCGCTTACGGGCAATGCGGCGCTGCAGTCGGCGCTGCGTCTCACGCTGCGCGGCGCCGGGCCGCACAAGCTGGGCGCGCTGCCGATCGAGCGCTTGCGCGTGCGCCTCACGGGTTCGCCCGTCACATCCGCCGCGCTCTACGATCTGCTCGGCGCGCACAGCGCGGCCACCTGGCTGCAGGCGCCCGACGGAACGTTGCATGCGCAACGAGGTCTACCAGGCCCGGTTGGCTTCGACGAGGCCGACGCGCTCCTGCCGCTCGAAGACGGCGCGCATCCGGCCTGCCGTCTGCTGGTCGAGTATTTCGCGTTTCCCGAGAAGTTCGCGTTTTTCGACCTGCCGTTCAAGCCGCCTGCCGATGCGGGTGAAAGCCTCGATCTCGTGATCGGCTTCACGGCCGCCCCGCGTGGACGCTTTACGCTGCACACAGACGATATCCAGCTCGGCTGCGCACCCGCGCTCAATCTGTTCGGGCGCACCTCCGAACCATTGCGGCCCGACGGCACCGCGCGCGAAATGCGCGTGAGTCCCGACGCGCATCGCGAATCGAGCACCGAAATCTACGCCGTACGCAATGTGCGTGCCGTGGCCGGCCGTACGGTGACCGACGTGCCGCCCTGGTACGGCTCGATGCACGGCATGGACTCGGCCGTCTACTGGTACGCGCGGCGCGTGAGCGGTCTGCATCCGTCGCGCCCCGGCAGCGACGTCATGCTCACCTTCGTCGACACGCGCTTCGATCCCGCCGCGCCTGCGGCGCGCACGCTCACCGCGGACCTGTTTTGCACCAATCGTCACCTGGCCCATCGGCTCGCGCCGGGCGCGGCACTGTCGTTCGAAGTGCCCGGCCCCGTGGCGAAGGTGCGCATTGCGCATCGGCCCACGCCGCAGATCGTGGCCGCGCTCGACGGCACGTCGCGCTGGCGTCTCGTGTCGCAACTCGTGCTCAACCACACGTCGATCGTGGAGGGCCCGCAAGCGCTGCAGTCACTGCGCGAAATGCTCATGCTCCACAACCTCGGCGCGCATGCCCCCACGCAGCGCCAGATCGCGGGACTCGTGTCGGTGTCGAGCGAACGCATCGTCGCGCATGTCGGTTCGGACCGCTGGCGCGGCTGGCGCAACGGCCTTGGCGTGCGTATCGAACTCGACGATGCGAGCTTCGTGGGCGCGAGCACCGTGCTCTTTTCCGGCGTGCTCGCGCAATTCTTCTCGCTCTATGCGAGCGTCAACCGTTTCGTACAGACCTCGCTCGTGCGCGACGGTCGGGAGATCCGCACATGGCGGCCGACGATAGGCAGCCCGCTCGTTCTCTGA
- the tssE gene encoding type VI secretion system baseplate subunit TssE yields the protein MANLRPYIAIAPMPLFERLADDAPFDAHESVDELAARTLDAAGLRASVRSELLRLLNTRRGTPRVPRAPDVLLYGLPDWSGQSAARAEDRAVIEREVAEAIRAFEPRLHGPRVKIEPDAAAPWRLCLRIRGTLRGSDGVEHVVTYVAGQHGDTQSIGIVDERLA from the coding sequence GTGGCGAATTTACGCCCCTACATCGCCATCGCGCCCATGCCGCTTTTCGAGCGGCTGGCCGACGACGCGCCTTTCGACGCGCACGAGTCCGTCGACGAACTCGCCGCGCGCACGTTAGACGCGGCCGGCTTGCGCGCCTCGGTCCGCTCGGAGTTGCTGCGCCTGCTCAATACGCGCCGCGGCACGCCACGCGTGCCGCGCGCGCCCGACGTGCTGCTGTATGGCCTGCCTGACTGGAGCGGACAAAGCGCGGCGCGCGCGGAAGACCGGGCGGTGATCGAGCGCGAAGTGGCCGAGGCGATCCGCGCGTTCGAGCCGCGCCTTCACGGCCCGCGCGTGAAAATCGAACCGGACGCCGCCGCGCCGTGGCGCCTGTGCCTGCGCATTCGGGGAACGCTGCGCGGCAGCGACGGCGTGGAGCATGTCGTCACCTACGTTGCCGGGCAGCACGGCGACACGCAGTCCATCGGGATCGTCGATGAACGACTCGCTTGA
- a CDS encoding Hcp family type VI secretion system effector, protein MDSIILDLGGDIKGECTLEGYTDKIELMSYSHNVAMQVTNDVSNSERTSGKPHIGEFTVTKFVDVATPTLNEYCCSGKPIASASVVVGRNAAESDGKVMPFITYTLNNVVLSNVSVSGGAGGKPVETLSLNFTKIKWEFTAQKDDATKEGTAASTWDLAANKVVKAAAS, encoded by the coding sequence ATGGATTCGATCATTCTCGACCTGGGCGGCGACATCAAAGGCGAGTGCACGCTGGAAGGCTATACCGACAAGATCGAGTTGATGTCGTACAGCCACAATGTGGCGATGCAGGTGACGAACGACGTCAGCAATTCGGAGCGCACGTCGGGCAAGCCTCATATCGGCGAGTTCACCGTGACGAAGTTCGTGGACGTCGCCACGCCCACGCTCAACGAATATTGCTGCTCGGGCAAGCCCATTGCCAGCGCGTCCGTCGTGGTGGGCCGCAACGCCGCCGAAAGCGACGGCAAGGTCATGCCGTTCATCACCTATACGCTGAACAATGTCGTTCTGAGCAACGTGAGCGTCTCGGGCGGCGCGGGCGGCAAGCCCGTGGAAACGCTCTCGCTGAACTTCACGAAGATCAAGTGGGAGTTCACGGCGCAGAAAGACGACGCCACCAAGGAAGGCACCGCGGCCTCCACCTGGGACCTGGCCGCGAACAAGGTCGTGAAGGCGGCGGCAAGCTAG
- the tssC gene encoding type VI secretion system contractile sheath large subunit — MSDIQAAATAQAGTVTLLDRIVHEGRMAQYEEQQQHARELLAEFALQVLDKNMTISRDTVAMINDHIRKIDELISEQLNEVLHHPDMQALESSWRGLHFLVKGSETGTRLKLRLLNASKKDLQNDLEKAIDVDTSALFKKIYEEEYGTFGGFPFSVLVGDYYFTRQTPDVSLLEKLASVAAAAHAPFISAAHPQLFDMSSFTELGVPRDLSKVFETIDMARWREFRKSEDSRYVALTLPHILMRRPYHPDSNPVEGMNFFEDVDGTDHSKYLWGNSAYALAQRITNAFAQYSWCAAIRGVEGGGAVERLPDHIFQTASGDKAMKCPTEVAITDRREKELDSLGFIALVHKKNEGMAVFFGGQTACKPALYNTPEATANARISAMLPYILAASRFAHYIKAIMRDKVGSFMTRDNVRSYLNTWIADYVLVNDNAPQEIKAQYPLREARVDVTDVPGKPGAYRATVFLRPHFQLEELTASIRLVATLPPPAAA, encoded by the coding sequence ATGTCCGACATTCAGGCCGCCGCGACCGCGCAGGCGGGTACGGTCACGCTGCTCGACCGCATCGTGCACGAAGGGCGCATGGCGCAATACGAGGAGCAGCAGCAGCACGCTCGCGAGCTGCTCGCCGAGTTCGCCCTGCAGGTGCTCGACAAGAACATGACCATCAGCCGCGACACCGTGGCGATGATCAACGACCACATCCGCAAGATCGACGAGCTGATCAGCGAACAGCTCAACGAGGTGCTGCACCACCCCGACATGCAGGCGCTGGAGTCGTCGTGGCGCGGGCTGCACTTTCTCGTGAAGGGCTCGGAAACGGGCACGCGGCTGAAACTGCGCCTTCTTAACGCTTCGAAGAAGGACCTGCAGAACGATCTCGAGAAGGCGATCGACGTCGACACGAGCGCGCTCTTCAAGAAGATCTACGAAGAGGAATACGGTACCTTCGGCGGCTTTCCGTTCAGCGTGCTGGTGGGCGACTACTACTTCACGCGCCAGACGCCCGACGTGAGCCTGCTCGAAAAGCTCGCCTCGGTGGCCGCTGCCGCGCATGCGCCGTTCATTTCGGCGGCCCACCCGCAGCTTTTCGACATGTCGAGCTTTACGGAGCTGGGCGTGCCGCGCGATCTCTCGAAGGTCTTCGAGACGATCGACATGGCCCGCTGGCGCGAATTCCGCAAGAGCGAAGACTCGCGTTATGTCGCGCTCACGCTTCCGCATATCTTGATGCGGCGTCCTTATCATCCGGACAGCAATCCGGTGGAGGGCATGAACTTCTTCGAGGATGTCGACGGCACGGACCACTCGAAGTATCTATGGGGCAACTCCGCGTACGCGCTTGCGCAGCGCATTACCAATGCGTTCGCCCAATACAGCTGGTGCGCGGCGATTCGCGGCGTGGAAGGCGGCGGCGCCGTGGAGCGCTTGCCGGACCATATCTTCCAGACGGCCTCGGGCGACAAGGCCATGAAGTGCCCCACGGAAGTGGCGATCACCGACCGCCGCGAAAAGGAGCTCGACTCGCTCGGCTTCATCGCGCTCGTGCACAAGAAGAACGAAGGCATGGCGGTGTTCTTCGGCGGTCAGACCGCCTGCAAGCCTGCGCTCTACAACACGCCCGAAGCCACGGCGAACGCGCGCATTTCGGCCATGCTGCCGTATATCCTCGCCGCTTCGCGCTTTGCGCACTACATCAAGGCGATCATGCGCGACAAGGTCGGCAGCTTCATGACGCGCGACAACGTGCGCAGCTACCTCAACACGTGGATTGCCGACTACGTGCTCGTGAACGACAACGCGCCGCAGGAAATCAAGGCGCAGTATCCGCTGCGCGAGGCGCGCGTGGATGTGACCGATGTGCCCGGCAAGCCCGGTGCATACCGCGCGACAGTGTTCCTGCGGCCGCATTTCCAGCTCGAGGAACTCACCGCGTCGATCCGGCTCGTGGCGACGTTGCCGCCGCCGGCGGCCGCGTGA
- the tssB gene encoding type VI secretion system contractile sheath small subunit, which produces MADSTQHWFERNRPPRVQITYDVETGNAIEKRELPLVVGILADLSGKPVEPLPKMTERRFVDIDRDNFNDVMKSIGPRVTLQVDNTLAADGSKVNVELKFEHIDDFDPVSIVQQIGPLKQLYDARLRLRDLLTKLDGNDELDKLLQEVVHDPKGLSEIRSAHPQDTPTAQLPPPESGDAPAPASDTPAS; this is translated from the coding sequence ATGGCCGACAGTACCCAGCACTGGTTCGAACGGAACCGACCGCCGCGTGTCCAGATTACGTACGACGTCGAAACGGGCAACGCCATTGAAAAGCGCGAGCTACCGCTCGTCGTGGGCATACTTGCCGACCTCTCCGGCAAGCCCGTCGAGCCGCTGCCGAAAATGACGGAGCGCCGCTTCGTCGACATCGACCGCGACAATTTCAACGACGTGATGAAGTCGATCGGGCCGCGCGTGACGCTGCAGGTCGACAACACGCTCGCGGCCGACGGCAGCAAGGTCAATGTCGAGCTGAAGTTCGAACATATCGACGACTTCGATCCGGTAAGCATCGTTCAGCAGATCGGCCCGCTCAAACAGCTTTACGACGCGCGGCTGCGCCTGCGCGACCTCCTCACCAAGCTCGACGGCAACGACGAACTGGACAAGCTCCTCCAGGAAGTGGTGCACGACCCGAAGGGGTTGAGCGAGATCCGCTCGGCGCACCCGCAGGACACGCCGACTGCGCAGTTGCCGCCGCCGGAGTCAGGCGACGCCCCTGCCCCTGCCAGCGACACGCCGGCCAGCTAA